A single region of the Nicotiana sylvestris chromosome 6, ASM39365v2, whole genome shotgun sequence genome encodes:
- the LOC104219891 gene encoding heavy metal-associated isoprenylated plant protein 16-like: MKQKVVIRLSMNGNDQKSRSKAFKIAVSQPGVESAAIQGGEKNQLEVEGEQIDAVTLTKLLRKKLKQAELLSVGPVEKKDGDKKEGPKMEVAMTQWPSYNYPYYVVPQFSVYEVRDSYQPCCSIM; encoded by the exons ATGAAG CAAAAGGTTGTTATTAGGTTATCCATGAATGGAAATGATCAGAAATCGCGGTCCAAGGCCTTCAAAATTGCCGTTTCTCAGCCAG GTGTAGAATCAGCAGCTATACAAGGGGGAGAAAAGAATCAGTTAGAAGTGGAGGGAGAGCAGATTGATGCAGTGACCCTAACCAAATTGCTTAGAAAGAAATTGAAGCAAGCAGAGCTGTTGAGTGTTGGCCCTGTTGAGAAGAAAGATGGTGACAAAAAAGAGGGTCCAAAAATGGAAGTTGCCATGACACAGTGGCCATCCTATAACTACCCTTATTACGTTGTTCCTCAATTTTCAGTTTATGAAGTTAGAGATtcatatcaaccatgctgctcCATTATGTGA